A genome region from Megalobrama amblycephala isolate DHTTF-2021 linkage group LG16, ASM1881202v1, whole genome shotgun sequence includes the following:
- the lrfn1 gene encoding leucine-rich repeat and fibronectin type III domain-containing protein 1 isoform X2, with amino-acid sequence MERLVFYVLVFGALVKAQHCPGRCICQTISPTLTLLCAKTGLLFVPPTIDRKTVELRLTDNFITAVRRKDFLNMTSLVHLTLSRNTISQIAPHAFVGLKSLRALHMDGNRLTVINSDQLKGLINLRHLILGNNQIHHVELSSFDEFVSTIEDLDLSYNNLRTLPWEAIARMTNINTLTLDHNLIDHIDVGTFTLLTKLVRLDMTSNRLQTLPPDTLFQHAQVLSDPKTSSSSKLTVSFGGNPLHCNCELLWLRRLTREDDLETCASPEHLMDKYFWSIQEEEFICEPPLITKHQVTKPYVMEGQGVTLKCKAMGDPDPAIHWRFPDGKLVHNNSRTILYDNGTLDILITTLKDSGAFNCVASNAAGIATAAVEVNMIPLPLFVNNTGHMREADPGLSDITTSTKSGSNDTKPQNKRVVVENLTANSAVIHWPSERHIPGIRMYQIQYNSTVDDTLVYRSPSVN; translated from the exons ATGGAGAGGCTGGTGTTTTATGTGCTAGTGTTCGGCGCGCTGGTGAAGGCTCAGCATTGCCCGGGTCGCTGCATCTGTCAGACCATCTCACCCACGCTCACGCTCCTCTGTGCCAAGACCGGACTGCTGTTCGTGCCGCCGACCATCGACCGCAAGACCGTGGAGCTCCGGCTGACTGACAACTTCATCACGGCTGTCCGCAGAAAAGACTTTCTGAACATGACGAGCCTGGTGCATCTCACGCTGTCACGCAACACCATCAGCCAGATTGCTCCCCACGCCTTTGTGGGTTTAAAATCCCTCAGAGCGTTGCACATGGATGGAAACCGGCTGACTGTCATCAACAGCGACCAGCTGAAGGGTTTGATCAACCTGAGACACCTTATACTGGGCAATAATCAGATACACCACGTCGAGCTGTCCTCCTTTGACGAGTTTGTGTCCACCATCGAGGACTTGGATTTGTCCTACAATAACCTGAGGACGTTACCATGGGAGGCGATTGCCAGGATGACCAACATCAACACGTTAACGCTGGACCACAATCTCATCGACCACATCGACGTCGGGACCTTCACGCTCCTCACCAAGCTGGTGCGGCTGGATATGACGTCAAACCGTCTGCAGACGCTGCCTCCGGACACGCTGTTCCAGCATGCGCAAGTGCTGTCGGACCCCAAGACGTCCAGCTCCTCCAAGCTGACCGTGAGTTTCGGTGGAAACCCTCTCCACTGTAACTGCGAGTTGCTCTGGCTGCGTCGCCTGACGAGGGAGGATGATCTGGAGACCTGCGCTTCTCCAGAGCACCTGATGGACAAGTATTTCTGGTCCATCCAGGAGGAAGAGTTCATCTGTGAGCCACCGCTCATCACCAAGCACCAGGTCACCAAACCCTACGTCATGGAGGGTCAGGGTGTCACCTTGAAGTGCAAGGCAATGGGCGATCCCGATCCTGCCATACACTGGCGCTTTCCTGACGGCAAGTTAGTGCACAACAATTCCCGCACCATCCTGTACGACAACGGCACATTGGACATCCTGATCACCACGCTGAAGGACAGCGGCGCCTTCAACTGCGTCGCCTCCAATGCGGCCGGAATCGCCACAGCTGCCGTCGAGGTTAACATGATCCCGCTGCCGCTGTTTGTCAACAACACGGGTCACATGAGGGAGGCGGATCCGGGGCTCTCTGACATCACCACATCCACCAAATCTGGCAGCAACGACACCAAGCCGCAGAACAAGAGGGTGGTGGTTGAAAACCTGACCGCCAACTCCGCCGTGATCCACTGGCCCTCAGAACGCCATATTCCCGGGATTCGAATGTATCAGATCCAGTACAACAGCACAGTAGACGACACCCTGGTGTACAG ATCTCCATCAGTGAATTGA